Genomic window (Corynebacterium simulans):
TCAGCTAGGTAGTGTGCCCAGCTGGTGATGTGCGGGTTCTTGCGCAGCAACGCACGGCGCTGGCGCTCAGTCAGGCCACCCCATACGCCAAATTCCACGCGGTTATCGAGGGCATCGGCACGGCATTCATTGAGCACCGGGCAGTGGCGGCAAATTACAGCAGCCTTACGCTGCTCGGCTCCACGGACAAACAATGCGTCTGGGTCACCGTTACGGCACTTTGCTTGAGTTACCCATTCACCGCGCTCGGTCGCACTTGCAGACTTAGACGCTCCCGTTACCTTCAGGCTTACGGTCATGACTGGGTAGCTCCTTTCTCTACTACCTATTCCGCGGCTTTGGGAATAATTTTTATGAAACCCCATACAAGCAGCGCAGCCGCTTGTAAGATGTTTCATATTGCGGAATATTATGTAACAACGGTAAGTGTATTCACACGCGTAAGCACTTGTCTAACACGTCACACTTTAGGGGGGAGTTCATTCTTCCCCGCTCACAGTTTCACCACGTAGGGTGTTTCTCGTGACTGTCATCAAATCCCTGGGAAAAATTGCCCTCTCCACGGTTCTCGTGGGGGCGCTCATCGCCGTAGTAATTGCCCCCTTTGCGGGTCTTTCTGGTGTGGCAATTGCCCGTACCAACGACACCATGCAGTCAGATCTGCAAGATCTCACTGCTGGCGACGCCCCAGGCGTATCCACGATTTTGGACGCCAAAGGCAACAGCCTGGCCTATATATATGAGCAGCGTCGCCACCCTGTTAGCGCCGAGAAGATTTCCAAACCGATGAAGCAGGCAATCGTCGCCATCGAGGACCGCCGGTTCTACGAGCACGAGGGCGTTGACTTCCAAGGCAATTTCCGTGCCCTTTGGAGCAACTTGGCTTCCGGCGGCGTCTCCCAGGGCGCTTCAACTTTGAACCAGCAATATGTAAAGAACTACCTGCTGCTGGTCAATGCCAAAACGGAAGAAGAGCGCGCCGCCGCCATCGAGCAATCGGTACCGCGCAAGCTGCGTGAGATGCGCATGGCAACGGACCTCGATAAGAAGCTGGACAAGGAAGAAATCCTCAGCAATTACCTGAACCTCGTCCCCTTCGGCAATCACGCCTACGGCGTCGAGGCCGCTGCGCGCACCTATTTTGGCACCCATGCTTCTGAACTCACCGTGCCACAGGCAGCGATGCTGGCCGGCATGGTCCAATCCTCTGAGTACCTCAACCCCTTTACCAATAAGGACGAGGTGCTCTCGCGCCGCAACCTCGTGCTGCAGTCCATGGCAGATAGCGGTTCCATCACCCAGGAAGAGGCCGATAAGTACGCCCAGCAAGATCTCGGCGTACTCGATAAGCCTTCCCTACTTCCTAACGGTTGCATCAGCGCCAAGGATCGTGGCTTCTTCTGCGATTACGTCATCGAATACCTAGAAGAAAAGGGCATCTCCCGCGAGCAGCTCGCCCGCGGCGGCTACACCATCCGCACCACGCTGAACCCGGACGTACAAGACCAAGCACTCAATGCGGTGCGCTCTCAGACAGACCCCAATACACCCGGCGTCGCCGAGGTAATGAACGTAGTCGAGCCCAGCAAGTCCAACCGCCCAGTGCTCGCCATGGTCTCCTCCCGCACTTATGGTCTGGACCTCGACAAGAACGAAACCATGCTCCCGCAGCCGCACTCCCTAGTGGGCAACGGCGCCGGCTCGGTCTTCAAGGTCTTTACCGCCGCTGCCGCTCTGGAGTCTGGTTATGGCATCAAAAATCAGCTCGATGTCCCAACCCACTACGAAGCAGAGGGCTTGGGCTCCGGCGGTGCCGTGGGCTGCCCACCTAACCGCTATTGCGTGGAAAACGCCGGCAACTACGCCGCGACCATGACGATGCAGGATGCCTTGGCGTTCTCGCCGAATACGACCTTCATCAAGCTCATCGAGCAGGTCGGCGTGGAGCACGTAGTAGATATGTCCGTAAAACTGGGCCTGCGCTCCTATGACGAAAAGGGCAGCTACGACAAGGACACCTCGATCGCCCAACACATCAAGGAATCCAACCTGGGTTCTTACACGCTTGGACCGACTGCCGTAGATCCGCTGGAGCTGGCTAACGTCGGCGCCACCTTGGCCTCGGAGGGAATGTGGTGTGAGCCTAACCCGATCAGCAAGATCACGGACAAGGACGGCAACGAGGTCTACCTCAAGGTTCCGAATTGCGAGCGCGCCGTCAACAAGGACATCGCCAATGCGCTGACCAACAACATGACGGCCGATACCGAAAAGGGCACTGCCTCTGCCTCCGCACAGATGATGGGCTTTAACGGCAAGGCTGCGGCAAAGACTGGTACTACAGAGTCCAATCAGTCCTCCGCATTCCTGGGCTTTAACTCCGCTATATCTGCCGCTCCTTATATCTACAACGACGGCACCAACACCTCCTCGCTGTGCACCAGCCCGGTGCGCCAGTGTGGTTACGGCGATCTCTTCGGCGGCCTTGAGCCCGCGCGTTCCTTCTACGCGATGGCCTCTAACCTTCCGGCCGCAGCACAGGGCACGGTTCCGAATTACAACAAGGCTTATGACGAGGGCAAGGTCAATTCGCTCTTCGACAGCCTCCGCGGCAAGTCCGAAAGTGAGGCTCGCTCCAAGCTAGAGGCCGAGGGCTATGAGGTAAAGGTCTCGCAAGTACAGGGCAACGGCGTGCCTTATGGCCGCGTGGTCCGCGCGATTACTGGGCCAAAGGGCCTCAAGAAGGGTGCGGAGGTCACTTTGCAGCTTTCCGACGGCACTTCTGCCGCACCTCCGCCTTCCTCCAACGGTAGCGGCCAAGGCGCCGAAGCAGCACGGACCGGCACCGGCGGTGCCAACTCGGCCCCTTCCGGCAATCAACAGCAGCAGCCCGCACCGGAGCCGCTCATCCGCCAGGAAGACATCGACGCCGTCGCTAACGACATCCGCAGCTTCTTCGGCCTCTAGCTTCTAGAGAAGCTAGAAGGGCATAAAAAAATACCGCTCTATGTATTTAAGGCACTCCGATCGCGGAGATTGAACGCCTTATTTGCATAGAGCGGTACGCGTTTTTAGGGCTTAAGACAGCTTTGCCTTTACAGCCGCGGAAAGGCGCTTGCCATCAGCGCGGCCAGCGGCCTTCGCGGTGGCAACCTTCATCACATTACCCATCTGCTTGATGGTTACGGTCTCACCGGTTTCTGCTTCTACCTCAGCGATGGCCTCGCCGACGAGGGTGTCCAGCTCGGCGTCGTCAAGCTGCTCTGGCTGGTAGGCCTCGAAGTAAGGGACGTCGGCAAGCTCGGCGTCGGCCAGCTCCTGGCGGCCATTTTCTGCGTATACCTCAGCGGACTCGCGGCGCTTCTTGATTTCGCGTGCGATGACCTTGAGTACGTCTTCATCGGTTAGTTCATGGCGTGCGCCATTGGTTTCTTCTGCCTGAATTGCAGCGAGCAGGGCGCGGATAGCGCTGGTGCGTTCCTTCTCGCGGGCCTTCATTGCGGTCTTCAGATCTCCACGAATGGTTTCTTTAAGCTGGCTCATGTACTTCAATCTACGCCAGGTAGGCTTGATTAGGTGAAGATTCTCCCGATTATGGGCGGCATTGCCGCCGCTGGCCTTGGCACCCTGGCGTGGGGTTACACCGAACTGACCAAGTTTGAGCTGAAAGAGTACACGCTGCCGCTGCTGCCTGCGGGCACTTTGCGCGGTGAGGAAGAGTTCCGCATCCTCCATATCTCGGATCTGCACATGATTCCGGGGCAAGAAGCAAAAATTGAGTGGGTTGCGGCGCTGGATAAGCTGAATCCCGATTTGGTGGTCAACACCGGCGACAACCTGTCGGACCAGGGCGGCGTGCCCGATACACTGCGCGCCCTCGGCCCGCTGCTGAACCGACCAGGCCTGTTCGTTTTCGGCACCAACGACTATTGGGCGCCGCGTCCGGTCAACCCATTCAAGTACCTGTTGGGCCGCAAGCGTGAGCCTTCCTACGTTGACCTGCCATGGAAGGGCATGCGTGCGGCATTCATTGAGCGTGGCTGGCACGACGCCAACCAGGCTCGCGTGGAATTCAAGGTGGGCGACGTCAAGCTCGCCGTCGCTGGCGTGGATGATCCGCACCACGACCTTGATGACTATTCAGAGATCGCCGGCGCCCCCAACCCGGATGCGGACCTGGCATTGGCACTGCTCCACGCCCCTGAGCCGCGCGTACTTGAGCAATTCGCTGCCGACGGCTACCAGCTTTCCCTATCCGGCCACACCCATGGCGGCCAGATCTGTCTGCCGGGCTCCCGCGCACTGGTCACTAACTGCGGAATCGACCGCGCTCGTGTCCAGGGTCTGCATGACTTCGGCCCGATGAAGATGCACGTTTCCAACGGCCTCGGCACCTCGAAGTTTGCCCCTGTGCGCATCTTCTGCCGACCTTCCGCGACGCTGCTGCGCATCACCGAAGCCAACTAGCGCCGCATCCTGGCCACAGGCTAGAGTCCCCGCTCATCTGGCGTTTTGTTGTTCACCCTCAGGCTGCGTTAAAGTATTCGGGTACCGCTTAAGACGGTTTCCGGGATATGGCGCAGCTTGGTAGCGCGCTTCGTTCGGGACGAAGAGGTCGCAGGTTCAAATCCTGTTATCCCGACCAATACAATCAGCACAAGCTGACAGAAATGGTCGCTGCTTCACACAGAGCAGCGACCTTTTTCTTTTTCCGCCGCCGCCCGCCGGTCGGCTTCCCCACCATGAAGCGCGTAGCGAAAGCTGGCTACCAGCAAGATTGACTTAAACCAGCTCGCTTAATTCAGCGGTCAGCATTGCTTGGTCGATCGCAATTGCGGTGGCAGCTCCGGCTCCCATAGCTTGTGGGACTTGGTCTGGTGAACTGGTTACATTGCCTGCAGCCCACAGATTTTGTTGGGAAGTACGTCCGTTGGATTGCTGAACCCATCCGTCCTCGTCGTACTGACAGCCTGCTTCAATCAAAAGCTGGTGGTTCGGGTGGAAAGCCGGCCCCACAAAACAAGACTCAAACCGGATCTTTTCCCCATCCACGCTGAGGATAAGCCCCTCAGAGAAATCAGGATCGGCGGCAACCTGCTGCACAGGCTTGTTATTTACCTCGATGCCACGCGCGGCGAATTGCTTGAGGTCTGTTTCGCCAAGAGAAAGACCATTCGGAAAGAAAGTAATGTTCGGGCTCCACTTTCGCAGCAAGTGCACCATCCGCACAGTAAATCCCGGATTGAGGCCGCCGATAACCGCGATTCGACGATTACGCACTTCATAACCATGGCAATACGGGCAATGGAAAATTCGTTGGCCCCACAGCTCCTCTACACCGGGAATATCTGGCAATTCATCCGTAATACCCGTGCTGACCAAGACATGTTTGGCACGGATTTCATCACCTTCAACAGTAAAAGCTCGCCAGCCCAGTGCGCCGCCCTCGGCAGGCTCAAGCTTGGCAACAGTGCCTTTTATGTAATTGCCGCCGAAAGCACGAAACTCGCTTTGCCCCTTTTCCAAGTACTCCACCGGGTTCACACCGTCGAGCCCCATAATTCCGTGCGCATGCGAGCTAAACCGATTGCGAGGTTTGCCGCTATCGACGACAGCAACGCTTCGCAGGGTTGTCTTGCCGTTGGTGCTTACTTTGTCGGTGCATAGTCGGTAGTCGTGCTCTGGTTTGATGTCCGCTTATCTACATTCGCCCCCATTAAGGGTGAATCTTCAGATCAAAACTAGAAATAGTTTATATACAGCACTATCTGTATTAGGTAAGCCTTGCCTTTCCAGCTGTTCATGAATCGAGGTTTACTATGACCCAACAGTCCTCTACGCCCGCACGGAGTACAAGCTCATCCAGTGGGGCGACGGCACGTTTAAACACCAGAGATCTCATCAACGCTGGTATCTTTGCTGCACTTTACTTTGTAATCACCTTTGTAAGCGGAATGATTGGATTCGCAGGACCACAATTCATGTTTATTGGATGGTTCATCGCGGCAATCGCAAACGGAATCGTGCTAGCGCTTTATGCCGCCCGCACGCCCAAAATGGGTGCTTTCACCCTCGTCGGTGGTATTAACGGACTAGCATTCATGCTCACCGGACACTACTTCTGGACCCTGCTGGGAAGCATAATTCTAGGGTTTATCGCGGATTTGATTATTACAAAAAGCCACCTCAGTATTGCCAGATCCTTCCCTATTGCCTACAGCGTCTTCTGTGTCTGGATTTCTATGCCTTTTATCCCGCTAATTCTGGATACGGACTCCTACTACGTCGATATCGCAGACCAAATGGGTCAAGAATATGCCGATGCCATGTCGGATATCTTCCAGCCATGGACCATTGGAGTACTGGCCATTTGTGCGCTCATCGTCGGCTTTATCGGAGGAAAGGTCGGAGTTCGCGTCAGCCGCAAACACTTTGAAAGCGCTGGTCTCCTGTGAGCCTGCAAAAACAGGGCGTGCTTCGTCGATCTTCGATCGATCCACGGACCGTGCTGCTTTCTGTTCTAGTAATCAATGCGGTAGCTCTCAGCCACGGCCACCTACCGACACTGCTGATTTCTATCGCTTTCAGCTCCATCGCACTAGCTACAGTAAAGCCACACTATGGTCTTATTTGCCTGTTCGCTTTTGCATTATCCTATCTAGGGTACTGGGGCCTATTACAGCTTCCTGGCTCCACATTTTTCGCTTTTTCAGCGGCAATTTTTTCGTGGCTAAGCCGTTTTGTCATCAGCATGTCCATCGGCGCATTCGGCTTGCTCACTCTCACACCATCCACGTTGACCTCAGCACTGCGGGACCTGCGTTTACCAGGCTGGGCCACCATTCCACCGGCGGTATTCCTGCGCGTTTTGCCGATCATCGTGGCAGAAGCCAAAGCCATCCGCGATGCCATGGTCCTTCGGGGTCTCCAGCCTGGAGTAAAAAGCTGGATCACACAGCCCACACAATCGTCCGCGATGTTGATCATCCCCTTATTAGGTGCCGTCGTCCGCGCTGGTGATGAGCTCGCTGCCTCTGCTCTTGTCCGGGGATTGGGAGGACCCGCACGCCCAACCACCACCGCCGATCTTTCCTTCAAGCTTGTCGATGCAACTGCACTAGCTGGGTTGGGCCTCGTTGTTGCCTCTGTCTGGCTTCCCACGGAGGTCCACTTATGAACGAACGCAGTATCGCAACCAGTGTAGACGCCCACAACGTTTCTTTTACATATCCATTGGGAGCTCGGCCAGGCATTCAAGGTGTATCTGATGTGTCTTTTTCTGTCTCTCCAGGACAGTGTCTACTGATTACCGGTGATTCCGGATCGGGAAAGTCCACGGTACTCAATTTGATCAACGGACTCATCCCCCATTTCAATCCAGGAGAGCTACTAGGCACCATCACTATTATAAAGGATGACCAGGCTTTTACCCCTGCGGAAGAACC
Coding sequences:
- a CDS encoding GatB/YqeY domain-containing protein, whose amino-acid sequence is MSQLKETIRGDLKTAMKAREKERTSAIRALLAAIQAEETNGARHELTDEDVLKVIAREIKKRRESAEVYAENGRQELADAELADVPYFEAYQPEQLDDAELDTLVGEAIAEVEAETGETVTIKQMGNVMKVATAKAAGRADGKRLSAAVKAKLS
- a CDS encoding transglycosylase domain-containing protein, with the translated sequence MTVIKSLGKIALSTVLVGALIAVVIAPFAGLSGVAIARTNDTMQSDLQDLTAGDAPGVSTILDAKGNSLAYIYEQRRHPVSAEKISKPMKQAIVAIEDRRFYEHEGVDFQGNFRALWSNLASGGVSQGASTLNQQYVKNYLLLVNAKTEEERAAAIEQSVPRKLREMRMATDLDKKLDKEEILSNYLNLVPFGNHAYGVEAAARTYFGTHASELTVPQAAMLAGMVQSSEYLNPFTNKDEVLSRRNLVLQSMADSGSITQEEADKYAQQDLGVLDKPSLLPNGCISAKDRGFFCDYVIEYLEEKGISREQLARGGYTIRTTLNPDVQDQALNAVRSQTDPNTPGVAEVMNVVEPSKSNRPVLAMVSSRTYGLDLDKNETMLPQPHSLVGNGAGSVFKVFTAAAALESGYGIKNQLDVPTHYEAEGLGSGGAVGCPPNRYCVENAGNYAATMTMQDALAFSPNTTFIKLIEQVGVEHVVDMSVKLGLRSYDEKGSYDKDTSIAQHIKESNLGSYTLGPTAVDPLELANVGATLASEGMWCEPNPISKITDKDGNEVYLKVPNCERAVNKDIANALTNNMTADTEKGTASASAQMMGFNGKAAAKTGTTESNQSSAFLGFNSAISAAPYIYNDGTNTSSLCTSPVRQCGYGDLFGGLEPARSFYAMASNLPAAAQGTVPNYNKAYDEGKVNSLFDSLRGKSESEARSKLEAEGYEVKVSQVQGNGVPYGRVVRAITGPKGLKKGAEVTLQLSDGTSAAPPPSSNGSGQGAEAARTGTGGANSAPSGNQQQQPAPEPLIRQEDIDAVANDIRSFFGL
- a CDS encoding WhiB family transcriptional regulator, which codes for MTVSLKVTGASKSASATERGEWVTQAKCRNGDPDALFVRGAEQRKAAVICRHCPVLNECRADALDNRVEFGVWGGLTERQRRALLRKNPHITSWAHYLAEGGELIGI
- a CDS encoding energy-coupling factor transporter transmembrane component T family protein; this translates as MLLSVLVINAVALSHGHLPTLLISIAFSSIALATVKPHYGLICLFAFALSYLGYWGLLQLPGSTFFAFSAAIFSWLSRFVISMSIGAFGLLTLTPSTLTSALRDLRLPGWATIPPAVFLRVLPIIVAEAKAIRDAMVLRGLQPGVKSWITQPTQSSAMLIIPLLGAVVRAGDELAASALVRGLGGPARPTTTADLSFKLVDATALAGLGLVVASVWLPTEVHL
- a CDS encoding metallophosphoesterase encodes the protein MGGIAAAGLGTLAWGYTELTKFELKEYTLPLLPAGTLRGEEEFRILHISDLHMIPGQEAKIEWVAALDKLNPDLVVNTGDNLSDQGGVPDTLRALGPLLNRPGLFVFGTNDYWAPRPVNPFKYLLGRKREPSYVDLPWKGMRAAFIERGWHDANQARVEFKVGDVKLAVAGVDDPHHDLDDYSEIAGAPNPDADLALALLHAPEPRVLEQFAADGYQLSLSGHTHGGQICLPGSRALVTNCGIDRARVQGLHDFGPMKMHVSNGLGTSKFAPVRIFCRPSATLLRITEAN
- a CDS encoding MptD family putative ECF transporter S component; this translates as MTQQSSTPARSTSSSSGATARLNTRDLINAGIFAALYFVITFVSGMIGFAGPQFMFIGWFIAAIANGIVLALYAARTPKMGAFTLVGGINGLAFMLTGHYFWTLLGSIILGFIADLIITKSHLSIARSFPIAYSVFCVWISMPFIPLILDTDSYYVDIADQMGQEYADAMSDIFQPWTIGVLAICALIVGFIGGKVGVRVSRKHFESAGLL
- a CDS encoding NAD(P)/FAD-dependent oxidoreductase; the protein is MGLDGVNPVEYLEKGQSEFRAFGGNYIKGTVAKLEPAEGGALGWRAFTVEGDEIRAKHVLVSTGITDELPDIPGVEELWGQRIFHCPYCHGYEVRNRRIAVIGGLNPGFTVRMVHLLRKWSPNITFFPNGLSLGETDLKQFAARGIEVNNKPVQQVAADPDFSEGLILSVDGEKIRFESCFVGPAFHPNHQLLIEAGCQYDEDGWVQQSNGRTSQQNLWAAGNVTSSPDQVPQAMGAGAATAIAIDQAMLTAELSELV